The Antricoccus suffuscus genome segment CACGACCAAGACCATGACCGTGACCGTGACCGCCCGCACGACCATGATCACGATGATTCGCTCGGTGAACTCCTCGACTTGGATGCTGAGGTGATGCGTCCGTACTTGCTCGACGTCATGACGTGGCTGCACGCTCGCGTGCCAAAGCGGAACTCACAGCGAATCCTCGACCTGGGTACGGGTACGGGCACCGGCACGATCGCGCTGGCAACCCGCTTCCCTGGCGCGGAGGTGGTTGCCATAGACAAGTCGACCGCGATGCTCGAGCGTGTGCGGGAACGGGTCACTGTCAGCGAGCTTGCCGGCCGGGTATCCACCGTGCAAATGGACCTCGACGGGTCATGGACCGATTTGGGATCGTACGACGTCGTCTGGGCTTCGGCGGCGCTTCACGAACTTTCCAGTCCCGATAGGACTTTCAGCAACATCTTGGAGGTGCTGAACCCAGGCGGTCTGCTCGTGGTGGTCGAGATGGATGGACCGCCGAGATTCCTTCAGGATGAGATCGGCGGTGGTCTCGAAGCGCGCATCCACGACGTGCTCCGTGAGGTCGAAACCGGCAGTGCTTATCGTCCCGAATGGACTAAGACCCTCGATCGCGCGGGATTCGCCC includes the following:
- a CDS encoding class I SAM-dependent methyltransferase → MNSHSHDDHGHRHDQDHDRDRDRPHDHDHDDSLGELLDLDAEVMRPYLLDVMTWLHARVPKRNSQRILDLGTGTGTGTIALATRFPGAEVVAIDKSTAMLERVRERVTVSELAGRVSTVQMDLDGSWTDLGSYDVVWASAALHELSSPDRTFSNILEVLNPGGLLVVVEMDGPPRFLQDEIGGGLEARIHDVLREVETGSAYRPEWTKTLDRAGFAPVEVAAFSVDMAIEGAETGGKYAQTYLRRIQPHVAARLSASDRTMLDALVADVGSSSLRHREDLRLRAGRTAWAGYRP